A region from the Bdellovibrionales bacterium genome encodes:
- a CDS encoding Crp/Fnr family transcriptional regulator yields MKMGSDDSGGGSGSKGLLMGRSIDGRADLARALDELNRDRVILKLSPGEVVSSDDMEVLKVGYVMEGSISRKVSNGGNRYFVAAIMVSGDLIGIDCLFESRHSQCVYISREATRLCLFPSVRVREVMEISSQLAESFLEMQSRCIQEFLSHMQVMSNKSLRARVAAGILYFNGKLGSRPWTNKELAAWAGVTQEGVGRCFTDFLAKGVVRKTGRRTQIQNRQVLEEIASEFKADKAPHLVSYLVSTKEG; encoded by the coding sequence TTGAAAATGGGAAGTGACGACAGTGGCGGAGGGAGTGGATCCAAAGGGCTTTTGATGGGTCGGTCAATAGACGGACGGGCTGATCTGGCAAGAGCTTTGGATGAACTGAATCGTGATCGAGTAATTTTAAAACTTTCTCCCGGTGAGGTGGTTTCATCTGATGATATGGAAGTTTTGAAGGTGGGATATGTCATGGAAGGATCCATTTCTCGCAAAGTGAGTAATGGTGGTAACCGATATTTTGTTGCCGCCATCATGGTTTCTGGGGATCTGATCGGGATTGATTGTCTGTTTGAATCACGGCATTCTCAGTGCGTTTACATTTCCAGGGAAGCGACGAGATTATGTCTTTTTCCAAGTGTCCGTGTGCGGGAGGTGATGGAGATTTCCAGTCAATTAGCGGAATCTTTTCTCGAGATGCAGTCGCGCTGTATTCAAGAGTTTCTGAGTCATATGCAAGTCATGTCAAACAAAAGTCTCAGAGCTCGCGTTGCCGCGGGTATTCTTTATTTTAATGGAAAATTGGGATCGCGTCCTTGGACGAACAAGGAATTGGCAGCATGGGCAGGAGTGACTCAAGAGGGTGTCGGACGTTGCTTTACTGATTTTTTGGCGAAGGGGGTGGTGAGAAAGACAGGTCGGCGTACCCAAATCCAAAATCGTCAAGTATTAGAAGAAATTGCGAGCGAGTTTAAGGCCGACAAGGCTCCCCATTTGGTTTCTTACCTGGTTTCGACAAAAGAGGGGTAG
- a CDS encoding DUF481 domain-containing protein, with the protein MTRTALIFLFFLLVLAGCFFENPGASAQNIVNVEAVRPRVEDLGYKGEARFELNGGAGNSDRIYGGLGHSSVWNSGLSQQFILVNYRYGESQGIKDTSESLVHLRHVRPVAPLRFWEGYIQSQTNQFNRLRFRGLAGGGWRWELPEIECITYALGA; encoded by the coding sequence ATGACGAGGACGGCTTTGATTTTTCTTTTCTTTCTTCTTGTGCTTGCTGGCTGTTTTTTTGAGAATCCGGGCGCAAGCGCTCAGAATATCGTCAATGTTGAGGCTGTGAGGCCTCGCGTAGAGGATCTTGGTTACAAAGGCGAAGCCAGATTTGAGTTAAATGGTGGAGCCGGAAACAGTGACAGAATATACGGTGGGCTCGGACACAGCTCCGTTTGGAACTCTGGCTTGTCCCAGCAATTTATCCTAGTCAACTATAGGTATGGTGAAAGTCAGGGAATCAAGGATACAAGCGAGAGCCTTGTTCACTTGCGACATGTTAGACCGGTGGCCCCTCTTCGTTTTTGGGAGGGCTACATACAGTCCCAAACAAACCAGTTCAATAGGCTCCGCTTTCGAGGATTGGCAGGTGGAGGCTGGCGTTGGGAGTTGCCAGAAATAGAGTGTATTACTTATGCCTTGGGAGCCTGA
- a CDS encoding HAMP domain-containing protein — MRIPISFKLVILTSILILSVAAFISIKSAELFERITISREEDSNRGQAGARATEVESLVIAYIDKIKMISSLLLKEYPTQEEKEKALSLTFRQDRDLVSLEIWHKDKPKPLDRIVNVDYLQQYRLSSDYIDRVRAYQEQNQRFSRGAIFAGEIEIRNATMSGGAPLLTIGLPFVQDDYGTITHIAVAEIRLDRLQKVFGKVSERLLYLVDREGFLLAHPDEKMVFSGASMIQIPIVKEALQSKLRQGQLRFKNTLGEAFSGAYSRTSVAVTAISQASEEVILEAAHSVRREAFYVAGKFLSISLFLIFVVSLTLTAPLEKLVVMTRAVAAGNFNVKSGVRSRDEVGQLAIAFDHMVSGLQERDKVRNLLNKFHGSSVADDLLKGDLQLGGSRKNVTVFFSDIRDFTKFSEGHTPEEVVTMLNEYFQIMVGIINRNNGVVDKFIGDAIMAVWGAPTASDRDSQNAVKACIEMRQALEKLNETRISRNQVPLKMGIGLHCGFVISGTIGSDERMEYTVIGDTVNQASRIEASTKAFGTDLLLSDEVAELVKKEFVTEEAGKVEVKGKSQPLTLYKVRGYYDQAGQPVKVQTAYSDYESGEVDKVKVAS; from the coding sequence CTGCGAATTCCAATCAGTTTCAAATTGGTCATTTTGACTTCAATTCTTATTCTCAGTGTGGCGGCTTTCATATCTATTAAGAGTGCCGAGTTATTCGAAAGGATTACAATTTCTCGCGAAGAGGATTCCAATCGAGGGCAGGCAGGTGCTCGGGCGACTGAGGTTGAAAGTCTTGTCATTGCTTATATTGATAAAATCAAAATGATATCATCTTTGCTCTTGAAAGAGTATCCAACTCAGGAAGAGAAGGAAAAGGCGCTGAGCTTGACCTTTAGACAAGATCGAGACCTTGTCTCTCTTGAAATCTGGCACAAAGATAAACCTAAGCCGTTGGATAGAATCGTCAATGTGGACTATCTTCAGCAGTATCGTCTCTCTTCTGACTACATTGACAGAGTGAGAGCTTACCAAGAGCAGAACCAGCGTTTTAGTCGCGGGGCGATCTTTGCCGGAGAAATCGAAATTCGAAATGCGACGATGTCAGGTGGGGCACCTCTTCTTACGATTGGACTTCCCTTTGTGCAAGATGACTACGGCACAATCACCCATATTGCTGTAGCCGAGATACGTCTAGATCGACTGCAGAAAGTTTTTGGCAAGGTGAGCGAGAGGCTCCTCTATTTGGTTGATCGCGAAGGCTTTTTGTTGGCTCACCCAGATGAAAAAATGGTTTTCTCTGGGGCCTCGATGATTCAAATACCCATCGTTAAAGAGGCTTTGCAGTCTAAGCTCAGGCAAGGACAATTGCGATTCAAGAATACGCTTGGTGAAGCTTTTAGCGGGGCCTATTCTCGAACATCGGTGGCCGTTACGGCCATCTCTCAGGCCTCTGAGGAAGTTATCCTTGAAGCGGCCCATTCTGTCAGACGCGAAGCCTTTTACGTTGCAGGTAAGTTTTTGTCGATCTCGCTTTTTCTTATTTTTGTTGTTTCTTTGACTCTTACGGCCCCTCTTGAAAAGTTAGTCGTAATGACTCGCGCGGTCGCGGCTGGCAATTTTAATGTGAAGTCTGGAGTTCGCTCTCGGGATGAAGTTGGACAGCTAGCCATTGCTTTTGATCACATGGTGTCGGGTCTTCAAGAACGCGACAAAGTGAGAAATTTGCTTAATAAATTCCACGGATCGAGTGTTGCCGATGACTTATTAAAAGGTGACCTCCAGCTAGGCGGGAGTCGGAAAAACGTGACCGTCTTTTTTAGCGATATCCGCGATTTTACGAAATTTAGTGAGGGTCACACTCCAGAAGAGGTTGTGACCATGCTAAACGAATATTTCCAAATCATGGTTGGAATTATCAACCGCAACAATGGGGTTGTTGATAAGTTCATCGGAGATGCCATCATGGCCGTGTGGGGGGCTCCTACGGCATCTGATCGTGATTCACAAAACGCGGTCAAGGCTTGTATCGAAATGCGACAAGCGCTTGAAAAACTCAACGAGACCAGAATTTCCCGCAATCAAGTTCCGCTCAAAATGGGTATAGGACTCCACTGTGGGTTTGTCATTTCAGGGACGATTGGAAGTGATGAAAGAATGGAATATACTGTCATTGGAGATACGGTCAATCAAGCATCCAGAATTGAGGCTTCAACCAAGGCTTTCGGAACGGACTTGCTTCTCAGTGATGAGGTTGCGGAGCTTGTTAAGAAGGAATTTGTCACTGAAGAAGCTGGAAAAGTGGAAGTCAAAGGGAAGAGTCAGCCTCTGACTTTATATAAAGTTCGCGGATATTACGATCAAGCGGGACAGCCCGTAAAAGTTCAGACGGCCTACTCCGACTACGAATCAGGCGAAGTAGACAAGGTCAAAGTCGCCTCCTAA
- a CDS encoding DUF481 domain-containing protein, translated as MSSEQENTARANFYFSLRSTDLKDVTAIFVLYFQPKVEKLDDYLLLSSGILKMNWTENLALALEATVTHDNYPPATVKKTDMNYISSLVVKF; from the coding sequence TTGAGCTCTGAACAGGAAAACACAGCTCGTGCCAATTTTTATTTTTCACTCCGCTCAACTGACTTGAAGGACGTAACAGCAATTTTTGTTTTATATTTCCAACCTAAAGTTGAAAAACTTGATGATTACCTGCTCCTTTCGAGTGGCATCCTAAAGATGAATTGGACAGAGAACCTGGCTCTTGCGCTGGAAGCGACCGTCACCCATGACAACTATCCTCCGGCCACAGTGAAAAAAACCGATATGAACTACATTTCAAGCTTAGTGGTGAAGTTTTAA
- a CDS encoding ParA family protein, translating into MKAVELFRVLLSEKKGGGMFYSRSQVIKLFSFDKETALSPANLVCLEKNKSIPKATRNDVDERRVRGWSTQNVPLIGQHLGFLRKPSTALVYSFFVTKGGVLKSSLALNFARMAALHGLRTCVVGLDMQCDITTSLGHMEEVEANDLEAALRWMESTRGLYDIFVGKAEVQTVILPTDIPTLFYIPETPELVSLEQSLLHRPRREQWLQETVIQPLKREFDLVVLDCSPNWNQLITNALVASDVLISPLECKINNFRNLKMFRVFISQIQRDLLLNFRQFYVPTRLNFSRRLSRDIFEWYLKNIPDCLNFAIREHGQGEEATAMHLSVPEYQPGSNASLEMNQLIKSIWLPNLPADKASLILTKSTNTVHQRTPESFL; encoded by the coding sequence ATGAAAGCTGTTGAACTGTTTCGAGTTCTTCTTTCTGAGAAGAAAGGTGGAGGCATGTTTTATTCCCGTTCGCAGGTAATCAAATTATTTTCTTTCGATAAAGAGACAGCGCTTTCTCCTGCAAATCTCGTTTGTTTGGAAAAGAACAAGAGCATACCAAAGGCTACAAGGAACGATGTTGATGAGCGACGCGTTCGTGGCTGGTCCACTCAGAATGTTCCTCTGATTGGTCAACATCTTGGATTCTTGAGAAAACCTTCAACCGCACTGGTCTATAGTTTTTTTGTCACGAAGGGGGGAGTTCTCAAATCCTCCTTAGCCCTGAATTTTGCCCGAATGGCAGCTTTGCATGGTCTCAGGACTTGTGTCGTTGGACTTGATATGCAGTGTGATATCACAACGTCCCTGGGTCACATGGAGGAAGTTGAGGCCAATGATTTAGAGGCCGCCCTCCGATGGATGGAGAGTACGCGCGGCCTCTATGATATTTTTGTTGGAAAGGCCGAAGTCCAAACAGTTATCTTGCCAACTGACATTCCAACACTTTTTTATATTCCAGAAACTCCTGAACTCGTGTCACTCGAGCAGAGCCTTCTGCATCGCCCTCGCCGAGAACAGTGGTTACAGGAAACCGTCATTCAGCCTCTTAAACGCGAGTTTGATTTGGTAGTGCTCGATTGTTCTCCGAATTGGAATCAATTGATCACAAACGCCCTTGTTGCCTCTGATGTCCTCATCTCTCCCCTTGAATGCAAGATCAACAATTTCAGAAATCTTAAGATGTTTCGCGTTTTTATTAGCCAAATTCAGAGAGACCTTCTGCTCAATTTCCGACAGTTCTATGTTCCAACTCGGCTGAATTTCTCTCGGCGCCTCAGTCGCGATATTTTTGAATGGTATCTCAAGAATATCCCTGACTGTTTGAACTTTGCCATTCGGGAGCACGGCCAGGGAGAGGAAGCTACCGCCATGCACCTCTCTGTCCCCGAATACCAACCCGGATCTAATGCCTCACTTGAAATGAATCAATTAATTAAATCGATTTGGCTTCCAAACCTACCTGCCGACAAGGCAAGCCTCATTCTTACCAAGAGTACGAATACAGTCCATCAAAGAACACCAGAATCGTTCCTGTAA
- a CDS encoding endonuclease/exonuclease/phosphatase family protein, protein MKAHQNNLRVLSYNIHKGVCFYSRKQVLLNIRNLIREVDADLVFLQEIRGPGSLGLHDIENSEEFDSQLEFLADSVWEHYAYGKNAVYQEGSHGNAILSCFPVRQWTNLDISTNPLEKRGLLHVSVLHPKLGDLHLVCLHLNLLAGGRLQQLDRLIMRISEEVTDGPLLVAGDFNDWTQGASRHIGERIRVREAFHTLYGRYARSFPSPHPLLCLDRIYYRGLTPIEAVVMTGSPWNRLSDHAPLVVDFKLQ, encoded by the coding sequence GTGAAAGCTCATCAGAATAATTTGCGGGTTCTCAGCTATAACATTCACAAAGGGGTTTGCTTTTATTCTCGAAAACAAGTGCTTTTGAACATCAGGAATCTCATCCGTGAAGTCGACGCCGATTTGGTTTTTCTTCAGGAAATTCGAGGTCCTGGTTCACTGGGCCTGCATGACATAGAGAATTCGGAGGAATTTGATTCACAGTTGGAGTTTTTGGCAGATTCCGTATGGGAGCACTATGCCTACGGCAAGAACGCGGTTTACCAGGAGGGAAGTCATGGCAATGCTATCTTGAGTTGCTTTCCTGTTCGGCAATGGACCAATTTGGATATCTCCACCAACCCCTTAGAAAAACGAGGGCTTTTGCATGTTTCAGTGTTACATCCGAAGTTGGGCGATTTGCATTTGGTATGCCTGCATCTGAATCTCTTGGCCGGAGGTCGGCTACAGCAATTGGATCGCTTGATCATGCGCATTTCTGAAGAGGTGACTGATGGTCCACTCCTTGTTGCGGGTGATTTTAATGATTGGACTCAGGGAGCGAGTCGGCACATTGGAGAGCGCATTCGTGTTCGTGAGGCATTTCATACCCTCTATGGCAGGTATGCTCGCAGCTTTCCAAGTCCGCATCCGTTGCTGTGCCTAGATAGAATCTATTACCGTGGCCTGACTCCAATCGAAGCAGTCGTCATGACAGGTTCGCCCTGGAATCGGCTTTCCGACCATGCGCCTCTGGTTGTTGATTTTAAGCTCCAGTAA
- a CDS encoding phosphatidylserine/phosphatidylglycerophosphate/cardiolipin synthase family protein produces the protein MGPIAWTTEKLFLSSQEYFYEILRACSHAKQSIDVEVYIFSSDEVGRRLITELAKAVKRGVEVRLLVDGIGSPHWVHGPLESLPEQTGIKTRVYHPLASPWSRWGLRNFPHFFWILKLLNSINRRNHKKVFLIDGEKAFVGGVNISEASLKWKDVGVMVEGPGVCDLSSAFSFNWTRSASWIMDSVRQPRAVRRISRSWRNPYVELNHTLLLRRNRLRLLVARVNLATIRVWIANPYWVPSPKLLRALIRAAQRGVDVRLCFPGFTDVFFTRWVGEILLAPLIPLGVKLYEFRDGFAHAKFMVIDNWGKLGSTNLNYRSQYHDLEADVVLSRSENIDSLAKNFTQYCEQSNLVSVADVSRRPWVQRLIGRFILIFKRWI, from the coding sequence ATGGGTCCGATAGCATGGACCACTGAGAAACTCTTTCTTTCAAGCCAAGAGTATTTCTACGAGATACTTCGCGCATGTAGTCATGCAAAACAGTCCATTGACGTCGAAGTCTATATTTTTTCAAGCGATGAGGTCGGTAGGCGATTGATCACAGAACTGGCGAAAGCGGTGAAAAGGGGCGTTGAAGTCAGGCTCCTTGTTGATGGAATTGGTTCTCCTCATTGGGTACATGGTCCACTGGAGTCTCTTCCTGAGCAGACGGGAATTAAAACTCGGGTTTATCACCCCTTGGCGAGTCCCTGGAGCAGATGGGGATTGCGAAATTTTCCCCATTTCTTTTGGATTCTCAAATTATTGAACTCAATTAACAGAAGAAATCACAAGAAGGTTTTTCTGATTGATGGAGAAAAGGCTTTTGTTGGTGGTGTCAATATCAGCGAGGCCAGTTTGAAATGGAAGGACGTGGGAGTCATGGTTGAAGGGCCGGGAGTTTGTGATCTTAGTTCGGCTTTTTCATTTAATTGGACTCGTTCTGCGTCTTGGATAATGGATTCGGTGCGACAACCAAGGGCGGTAAGACGCATTTCAAGATCTTGGCGGAATCCTTATGTCGAACTCAATCACACTTTGTTATTGAGAAGAAATCGTCTGCGCTTGCTCGTGGCACGCGTGAATCTCGCAACGATACGTGTCTGGATAGCGAACCCATATTGGGTGCCTTCTCCAAAGCTATTAAGGGCCTTGATTAGGGCGGCACAGCGCGGGGTGGACGTGCGTCTGTGCTTTCCGGGGTTTACAGACGTATTTTTTACTCGTTGGGTTGGCGAAATTTTACTCGCCCCTCTGATCCCTCTCGGTGTGAAACTATATGAGTTTCGAGACGGATTTGCCCATGCGAAATTTATGGTGATAGACAATTGGGGTAAACTGGGAAGCACAAATCTCAATTATCGGAGCCAATATCATGATCTCGAAGCAGACGTAGTCCTTTCCCGTTCGGAGAATATTGACTCATTGGCGAAGAATTTCACACAATATTGTGAACAATCGAATCTCGTTTCTGTGGCTGATGTGAGTCGACGTCCCTGGGTTCAGAGGTTGATCGGAAGATTCATTTTGATTTTCAAGAGGTGGATTTAG
- the rpmG gene encoding 50S ribosomal protein L33 — translation MAKKKGKVRIITLECTESRKAGIPPSRYTTKKNTQTHPERLEKKKYNPNMRKHTIHKEIK, via the coding sequence ATGGCAAAGAAAAAAGGGAAAGTTCGGATAATCACGCTGGAATGCACCGAGTCTCGGAAGGCTGGGATTCCTCCTTCTCGCTACACGACAAAGAAAAATACTCAAACCCACCCCGAACGGTTAGAGAAAAAGAAATACAACCCCAATATGCGTAAGCATACGATTCACAAAGAAATCAAATAG
- a CDS encoding DUF3015 domain-containing protein yields the protein MKNKWARLFAIFVIGSLGISEAWAADGSSGCGPGWYVLKDNSLVSSSLRSTTNGILFPVYTIGMTIGTSNCTQHKLVLKEQESLHFATMNHFELKSEIAKGHGEYLSAFAETMGCPAKAQERLNEQLRLKYSKIYSDSQVHPEKVLEEVYNAILSDRDLTNQCSLGIG from the coding sequence GTGAAAAACAAATGGGCGAGGTTATTTGCGATTTTTGTTATCGGCAGCTTGGGGATAAGCGAAGCATGGGCTGCAGACGGCAGCTCGGGCTGTGGACCGGGGTGGTATGTTTTAAAGGACAATTCTCTCGTTTCATCATCCTTGAGGTCCACAACGAACGGGATCTTATTTCCTGTCTACACAATCGGTATGACAATTGGCACCTCTAATTGCACACAGCACAAACTGGTCTTGAAAGAGCAAGAAAGCCTGCATTTTGCCACGATGAACCATTTTGAGTTGAAGAGCGAGATTGCGAAGGGGCATGGTGAGTATCTCTCAGCATTTGCCGAGACCATGGGTTGCCCTGCTAAGGCCCAGGAGCGCTTGAACGAGCAATTGAGGTTGAAATACTCAAAAATCTATTCTGACTCACAGGTTCATCCCGAAAAGGTTTTGGAGGAAGTTTATAATGCGATTTTATCCGACCGAGATCTGACCAATCAGTGTTCGCTTGGTATCGGTTAG
- the greB gene encoding transcription elongation factor GreB: MANAPNYITPSGLEALRNEYRELFHQERPKLVETIAWAAGNGDRSENADYIYGKRRLREIDRRLHFLGQRIEMAQVVDPKSVSADKVLFGATVTVLNEQNEPKTYQIVGEDEIDVSRGKISWKSPLAKALLNKKQGEEALIHKPTGDSIVEIIRIEYL, translated from the coding sequence ATGGCCAATGCCCCTAACTACATCACTCCTTCTGGTCTCGAGGCCCTCCGAAACGAGTACCGCGAACTCTTTCACCAAGAGCGTCCAAAGCTCGTAGAAACAATTGCTTGGGCAGCAGGCAATGGCGATCGGAGCGAAAATGCTGATTATATCTATGGCAAAAGACGCTTGAGAGAAATTGACCGTCGCTTGCATTTTCTTGGACAACGCATTGAGATGGCACAAGTGGTTGATCCAAAGTCTGTCTCAGCCGACAAAGTTCTCTTTGGTGCGACAGTCACTGTACTCAACGAACAAAATGAACCCAAAACCTATCAAATCGTGGGGGAGGACGAAATTGATGTCTCTCGCGGAAAGATTTCCTGGAAGTCTCCATTGGCCAAGGCCCTTTTAAACAAAAAGCAAGGTGAGGAAGCACTCATTCATAAACCAACGGGAGATTCAATTGTTGAAATTATCCGAATCGAATACCTCTAG
- a CDS encoding trypsin-like peptidase domain-containing protein, which produces MKRGFFFLQAELIVLLTSALVSLQSNAHSPQSIFDKDGNRLPDDQANSSRVAWELLSFDRSPEWGSMGLLSQGSFGGGCSATYIDVGGADDAPVYVVSNGHCLMDGFPQPGEFLVDRAPARGLSFTARFYEDAGNRKIKYLVERIEYATMTGTDLALMRLRGKRVDLRSVGLNGFPIASDAPIYGEKVANVGIPQSGLWSRYLRKSECQILEVVDLLEGDWRFGGSMRNKCSVVGGSSGSSLVSLVTGKIVALINTGVDDRVRTPCQENHPCEIEKTGKTSSHPEFNYAQRVQELATCFDGQGAFRLNDPQCHLVH; this is translated from the coding sequence ATGAAAAGGGGATTTTTCTTTCTTCAAGCCGAATTGATTGTGTTATTGACATCTGCTCTTGTTTCGCTTCAGTCAAACGCTCACTCTCCTCAGAGCATTTTTGATAAAGATGGAAATCGGCTCCCTGACGATCAGGCTAACTCCAGTCGGGTTGCATGGGAATTGCTGTCTTTTGATCGTTCTCCAGAATGGGGAAGCATGGGACTTCTCAGTCAAGGATCATTTGGAGGCGGATGTTCAGCCACTTACATTGATGTGGGCGGGGCGGATGATGCACCGGTTTATGTTGTTTCCAATGGACACTGTCTGATGGACGGCTTTCCACAGCCGGGAGAATTTTTGGTTGACCGAGCTCCCGCACGTGGATTGAGCTTTACGGCGCGTTTTTATGAAGATGCCGGAAATCGTAAAATTAAATATTTGGTCGAGAGAATCGAATACGCCACGATGACCGGGACTGATTTGGCCTTGATGAGACTGAGAGGAAAGAGAGTAGATTTGCGTTCGGTTGGTTTAAATGGCTTTCCGATCGCATCGGATGCCCCAATTTATGGAGAGAAGGTGGCAAATGTGGGAATCCCTCAAAGTGGCCTTTGGAGTCGTTACTTGAGAAAGAGCGAATGCCAAATTCTTGAAGTTGTTGACTTACTCGAAGGAGATTGGAGATTCGGGGGTTCAATGCGGAACAAGTGCAGTGTAGTGGGTGGGTCTTCTGGGTCATCTCTTGTTTCTTTGGTCACAGGTAAAATTGTAGCTCTGATCAACACGGGAGTGGATGATAGAGTGAGAACTCCCTGTCAGGAAAATCATCCCTGCGAAATTGAAAAGACGGGGAAAACATCCTCCCATCCTGAATTTAACTATGCGCAGAGAGTTCAGGAGCTAGCAACCTGTTTTGACGGACAAGGCGCATTTCGTCTGAACGATCCTCAGTGCCACTTAGTTCACTGA
- a CDS encoding response regulator transcription factor, which produces MSLPKVLLVEDEESHRLVIGKALHGHCDLEMAKSFAEGVSKLEKSRYSLFILDIMLGDGDGFELCSRIRKLERYARTPVMFLSAKSEVSSKVLGFTLGADDYIVKPCDPSELRARVEAKIRWTRIESENSRVLRQGPFTFFLDMQRLDINYEGQEASINLTPLEFKLLYYLASHKDHIISREQILDGVWGKSTNVLDRSVDTYVASLRRKMGDYKRCLRSVHGVGYKFSLDELAHKKAS; this is translated from the coding sequence ATGTCATTGCCCAAAGTGCTGTTGGTAGAGGACGAAGAATCTCATCGTTTGGTGATTGGTAAGGCCTTACATGGCCATTGTGATTTAGAAATGGCCAAAAGTTTTGCCGAAGGGGTTTCTAAACTGGAAAAGAGCCGTTACAGCCTTTTTATTCTCGATATTATGTTAGGAGATGGAGATGGATTCGAGCTGTGCAGTCGTATTCGAAAACTTGAGAGGTATGCTCGGACACCTGTTATGTTCCTTTCGGCGAAAAGCGAGGTGTCTAGCAAAGTTCTTGGATTTACCCTTGGTGCTGACGATTATATCGTGAAACCCTGCGACCCCTCCGAACTGCGAGCAAGGGTTGAGGCAAAAATAAGGTGGACCCGCATTGAATCTGAGAATTCCAGAGTCCTTCGCCAAGGACCTTTTACTTTCTTTTTGGATATGCAACGCCTGGACATTAATTATGAAGGCCAGGAAGCCTCAATTAACCTAACGCCCCTTGAATTTAAGCTACTCTACTATCTTGCCTCTCATAAAGACCATATTATCAGTCGAGAACAGATTCTTGATGGAGTTTGGGGAAAATCTACAAATGTTCTAGATCGCAGCGTAGACACCTACGTGGCATCTTTGCGGCGAAAAATGGGTGACTACAAAAGATGCCTGCGCTCAGTTCATGGGGTGGGATACAAGTTTTCCTTGGATGAACTCGCCCACAAGAAGGCGTCTTAA